The nucleotide window CGGCCAGGTGGTTAATAAAGACTCTACTGCAGGTTTCGGCGTAGGAGCTTTTTTATTGGCCGCAACAGAGATGTACAAATTTGTTAAGTGAGCATTATGAATAAGTTTGAACTGAAATACAGGCTGTCTTTTTTTATAGGTTGTGTTCTTATCCTTCTAAGCGCGGGAGTACAGGCACAGCAAAAGTTACAGCAATTTAAACCGGGCGCATTGTGGATGGATGATAAAGGCAATCATATTAATGCGCATGGTGGTGGTATCTTATTTTACAACGGCATGTATTATTGGTTTGGCGAGCACAAGGGCGAAGGATCTAACAATGCTTATGTAGGAGTAACGGTGTATGCTTCTAAGGATCTGTATAACTGGAAAAATGAAGGCGTTGCATTTAATGTTAATGATGATAAAGCAAGTCTCACACAGCGGGGATCGATAATAGAAAGGCCGAAGGTTATTCATAATAAGCATACAAAACAGTTCGTAATGTATTTCCACCTGGAGCTGGCGGGGCAGGGTTATGGCGCAGCCTACGCCGCTGTGGCTGTCAGCGATAAAGTAACAGGTCCATACAAGTTTTTGCGTGCTTCAAGAGTAAACCCTGGTCACTGGCCATTGAATATACCGGGTGGTGACCGTAGACAAAGAATCAATCCTGATGATTACAAAACCTGGTGGACCGACAAATGGAGAGAAGGTGTGGAGAAAGGCTTGTTTGTGCAGGAACATTTATATAGCGGCCAGATGTCGAGAGACATGACCTTATTTGTAGATGATGATAGCAAAGCCTATCATATTTACTCTTCAGAAGAAAACCTTACGTTGCATATTGCCGAGCTTTCTGATGATTACACACAGCACACAGGCAAATACATTCGCATTGCACCTGCAGGTCATAACGAGGCGCCGGCCATCTTTAAAAGAAACGGAAAATACTATATGATCACTTCTGGCTGTACGGGTTGGGACCCCAATGCCGCTAGATTGTTGGTAGCAGATCAAATTATGGGTGAATGGAAATTACTCCCTAATCCTTGCGTGGGGGATGGGGCCGACAAAACATTTCAGTCACAGGGAACTTATATCTTACCTGTAGCCGGAAAGAAAGATGCTTTCATTTTTATGGCTGATCGCTGGCGACCTAAAAATCCCATAGACGGACGCTACGTTTGGCTGCCTGTACAATTTAAAAATGAGTTGCCGGTTTTGAGCTGGCTGGACGAATGGGACTTAAAAGTATTTGATTAAATAGAAAGTGCTTGTATATGAAAAGTTTTTTTATTTTAATTGCGGTAAGTGTCTGTTATAGCCAGTTGTTATATGGGCAGGGTGGCTCCCTGAGTTGGGACACGGTATTGCAGCAGAAGAGAGTTGCAAATCAACCTGCTTTTAAGATAACCAATCCCGACTATAAGACAAGCCCGAAAACCGGTATGACCCGGGAACACTGGAAACAAATGGCTTTGTATTTATTAAGGGGGGCGTTTAGTTATGTTGACAATATCGACGATCCGATGCAGTTTCCCAGGGAGCCAGGCAAGAGCTATCCCAGGCAGGCTTCGCAGGTTCCTACTGAAAAACTCGAAGGATTAAGCCGCACTTTATTTATTGCTGCACCTTTGTTAAAAGAAGATTCCAACCTCGTATTGAATAAGGTTCGCGTGGCTGATTATTATCGCCACCAGATATTGAACCTTTTAAACCCGCAGAGCGAATCCTATATTAAGCCACAGGAAAAAAATGGTGGTCCCAGCCAGATACTGGTTGAGTTTGGCGCTTTAGCGGTATCCTTATTTTATGCGCCCGAAGTATTGTTTGATCCTTTAACCAAAGAGCAACGGGACCTGTTAGCGCATACCATGCTCAGTTATGGTGATGGTACAACCGTTCCTTCCAATTGGAAATTCTTCAACATATTTGTATTGAGCTTTTTCAAAAGCAAAGGCTATGCGGTTAATGAAAAACTATTAGTAGACTACCTGGATAAATCCCTGGATCACTACCGTGGCAATGGCTGGTATAATGATAACCCGGCTTACGACTATTACAGTATGTGGGCCTTCCAGATGTATGGACCATTATGGGCTGAATATTTTGGAAAGAAATACTATCCCGAATACGCGCAGAAATTTCTAAAAAACTTTGATGACCTCAAGCAGGAGTACCCTTATATGTTTGGAAGAGATGGGAAGATGATCGTTTGGGGCCGGAGCATGACTTACAGGATCGGCGCCATTGTACCGTTTGCGCTGATGGGTTTGCAAAACGATCCTGCTGTTAATTATGGCTGGATGCGCCGGATTGCTTCGGGTGTAATGAAGCAGTTTTTAACACATCCTGATTTTATGAAGAACAATGTGCCCACACTAGGTGTGTATGGTTCCTTTGAACCTGCGGTTCAGCCCTACAGCTGTCGCGGAAGTGTGTATTGGATGGGCAAGGCCTTTTTTGCATTGATGTTACCAAAGGATAGTCCGTTCTGGACTGCTACAGAAAATGATGGCGCCTGGGAAACAAAGATGAAAAAAGACGAAGTGTATCACCACTTTGCGGATAGTTCAAATATATTGATAACTGACTATCCTAATATCGGCGCTTCGGAGATCAGGGCCTGGTGCAAGGTAAAGTTGATAGGTGCCTGGGAAACATTCCGTGCCAGTGAAAATTATAACCGGCTTTCTTATAACAGCGCATTCCCCTGGCAGGCCGATAGTGTAGACGGCGTGGTATCTATGAACTACCTCGTCAAAAATCAACAGAAGGAATGGGAACCGCTAAGGCTTTATGATTTTAAGAAGTTTGAGGATGGCATTTACTATCGCGATGCGGCACTGGAAACCCATCCGGGTATTAAGCTGCAATTAGCAGATATACCACTTGCCAATGGTATCCTTAGGGTTGATAAAGTCAGTTCACCCGTTGCAACGGAGATAAGACTCGGGCATTACGCGTTGCCAAGGTTAGGCAAAGACATTATTACTACACGCAAAAACGTAAAAGGCAGAGAAGTGGTAATTATTGATAACGGTGTTTACCAGTTAGCAATGGTTAACTGGCTGGGATGGGAAAAGATCTATGATGTAAATACTGAACTGGTGCATCCTGAGAGCAGGTATAGCCGGGTTATCAATACTGCCGTCAACGTGGATGCAGACAAGGAGCAAACTTTTATCACATTGATGCTTTGGAAGAGATCGGGGGAGCGTTGGACGGACGAAGAATTACTGCCCATAAAAAAGACGGAGGTGCGTGGTTCCGCAATAGAAATTCAATTGTATAACAAACCAACCCAACTGATTAAATAAAAACGGTAGCGATTGTTCATATAAAAGACAAAAATAAAAGTAACTGCCGCTTTTAGAGGCGGGCAATGGTTAGTGCACAACCGTTCCGTCGCCTTGCCGGATTACGGCCAAAGCGCCGTGAGTTCTGCATTTCGGTAAAATGAGATGAAATTGATACATCAGTTAAATTTTGGTTAACAACGGTTAAAATCTAACAATGATCAGTAAAAAAATAAAGATACTTTTATAAAAGTAAAACTGACAAATATTGTACTGAAGCTTGCGACATATATCACTAAAAAATTGACGAATAATTATATTAATAGACCAAACTTTTCGATGATGCAGGGAACGTTGGAGTTGAATTACCAATAAATACTAACCTTTTCCCTCTGCTGTAGCAGATAAGAGAACGTGTTTTTTCCATGCCATAAAAACCGGCCCTAAAGGCTGGCAGGGAGAGGTATGCGCTTCAATGATCATCCCGGAGCTAAACTTTATTTTTCACTAAAACCTTACAATCAGGTATGCTTATTCGATTTTACTTTAGATGCCTGCTTGCAGTTAGCCTTGCCTTTATCATACAAGGTGATACAATTGCACAGCAGCAAAACATTGTAGTAAAGGGTACTGTTACTACAGATGCAGGGGCGGCGCTTGCCAATTCTACCGTATTCCTGAAAAGCGATTCCACGCGTGCTAGCCTTACTGGGGTGGATGGAGAATACCAGATCTCTGTACCGGCAAATGGAACGCTGGTGTTTTCCGCCGTAGGCTATGCACGTGTAGAGCGGAATGTACAGGGCGAGCCTGTTGTTAATGTTGTACTTACTGCTCAAACTACGACTATTGACGAAGTGGTTGTAACAGCTTTTGGTAACAAGCAGAAGCGTTCCAGCATGGTAAGTGCTATTTCAACTATTAACCCGGAGGAGTTAAAAGGACCGACCAGTAACCTTACCACCATGATGGCGGGTAGGGTTGGTGGTATGATCGCCTACCAGCGGAGCGGTGAGCCAGGTGCCGACAATGCCCAGTTCTTTATACGGGGTCTGGGAACATTTGGTACCGGTAAACAAGACCCGTTAATATTAATTGATGGGGTAGAGTCCAGCAATACGGATATGGCTCGTTTGCAGCCTGATGATATCGCTTCATTCAGTGTGCTTAGGGATGCAACAGCGTCGGCCGTATATGGGGCCCGTGGTGCGAATGGTGTGGTATTGATCACTACCAAAGGGGGTAAGGCGGGTAAAACCAATTTTACATTACGCTCAGAAGTTACGGCATCTTCCAATACAAAGAACTTCGAGTTTGCCGATAATATTACTTACATGACATTGGCTAACGAGGCGGCATTAACCCGTAATCCTCTGGCGCCGTTACCCTATCTGCAAACAAAAATTGACGCTACCGCAAAACCTGATGCCGATCCGCTTCTTTACCCCAGTAATAACTGGATAGAGCAACTGATCAAACCCTACACTATTAATACACGTAATAACCTAAGCGTGTCTGGTGGGGCAGAAAAGGCGCGTTACTATATTGCCGGTACCTTCAACGTTGACAATGGGGTCCTAAAAACAGAGCAGCTTAACAACTTTAACAGCAATGTAAAGCTGATCAATTATAGTGTTCGCTCTAACGTAGATATTAAGCTTACTTCAACAACGGATGCTGCAGTAAGAGTGTATGCTCAGTTTGATGATTATAAAGGCCCGCTGCTGGGAAGTAATGGCGAAAGCGGTGGTGCGCGTATCTTCCGGCAAGCTATCTGGTCCAATCCGGTAATGTTCCCTGCTATCTACCCCCAGTCCATGTCTGAATTTGCAACACACCCTTTATTTGGTAATGCTATTGCACCTAATGAAGGGTTATATGTCAATCCTTATGCAGAAATGGTGAGGGGCTACTCAGAGTACAATCGTTCTAACCTGCAGGCGCAGATCGAGCTAAAGCAAAACCTGAATGCCATAACCAAGGGCCTGAATGCAAGGTTAATGTCTTTCGTAAGAAGAGAATCTTATACCAGTGTATCAAGGGCTTACAATCCTTATTATTACACAACGCAGGTTACGCCCGAGGGGGAAGTGAGTTTGCTGCGTTTAAATGGCGGGGGGCAGGGCTCTATAGGCACTACCGGGACCGAGTATCTTAACTTCGTGCCGGGCGGCAGGGATGTTACAGCAACCTTTTATACCGAGGGAGCCTTAAATTACGATCGCAGTTTTGGTAAACATGCCTTAACGGGAATGTTGATCACTACTCTGCGTAATTACGTGTCGGGCAATATGGGAAGTTTGCAATTGTCCTTGCCTGCCAGGAACCAGGGGCTTTCGGGACGATTTTCATATGGATATGATACGCGTTACCTGGCAGAATTTAATTTTGGTTATAATGGGTCTGAACGTTTTGCTGACAACAGCCGCTTTGGTTTCTTCCCCTCTTTTGGTTTAGGATATGTAGTGTCAAACGAAAAGTTCTTCGAGCCTTTAACCGGTGTTATTAACAGTTTAAAATTCAGGGCTACCTATGGTTTTGTGGGTAACGATCAGATCGGGAACCCGGCAGATCGTTTCTTTTACCTCTCTGAAGTGCAGATGGATAATGGCAACTATGGCGCCACTTTTGGAGAATTATATGGCTACACCCGCCCAGGTGTATTGGTAAGCCGCTATGCCAACCCTAACATTACCTGGGAAAAATCAGAACAGATCAACCTGGGTATGGATCTCCGTTTATTTAAATCGTGGGATTTAAACATTGACGTGTACCGTAACACCCGTACGAATATCCTCAGCGGTCGTACCTATATCCCCACCACGATGGGATTACAGGCGGCCATCATTGCTAATACGAACGAAGGGATGAGCCAGGGCTTGGATGTAATGACTACCTATAATAAAGACTTTGGCGGCGGATGGAGTGCGCAAATGCGCGGCAACTTTACCTATGCTACCAGTAAGATGTTGAAATATGATGAGCCGTCTTACCCGGGTAATGAATGGTACCGTACAAGGGTTGGTAATTCAATGGCACAGAGTTACGGTTATATTGCAGAGCGCTTGTTTGTAGATGACAATGAAGCGATCAACTCGCCTGTTCAGTTTGGCGGCACACCCGGTATCGCCAATGGCGGAACCTATGGTGGCGGTGATATTAAATACCGCGATGTAAATGGCGATGGCGTTATCAATAGCCAGGACATGGTTCCGATCGGCTTGCCTACATCTCCCGAGATCATTTATGGATTTGGAGGTACTATTGCTTATAAAAGCTTTGACTTTAGCTTTTTCTTCCAGGGGTCAGCCCGCTCCTCTTTCTTTATCAACTCAGAAAATATAGCTCCGTTTGTATTTAACAGTGGTAGCCAGAATGCCTTATTGAAAGTAGTGGCAGATAGTTACTGGAGCGAAGAAAACCGCAACCTGTATGCCATGTGGCCAAGGTTGAGTCAAAACTTCGTAGCGAATAATAGCCGCGAAACCGTTGCCGGAGAAACCTCTACCTGGTGGATGCGTAATGGTAGCTTCCTGCGATTTAAAAATGTTGAACTAGGTTTTAACCCTCAACAACATCTTATTAAAAAGTTTGGACTTAGCACCATGAGAGTGTATGTAAATGCAACCAACCTGGCTGTATGGAGCAATTTTAAAATGTGGGATCCTGAAATGGGCGGATCGGGCTTAGGATATCCCATTCAAAGTGTGTACAATTTTGGTTTGCAAATTGGTTTTTAATCTTCCCCTATTTTAATAGTATATCAACATGAAAATAGAACAGCTCATTAAAAGTACCTGGAACAGCTGCAAAAAGCAGCTAACCTTATTAGGAGGTATACTGCTGATCGCAGGAACTTCCTGTAACAAATACCTCGATATTGTTCCTGATAACATTGCTGTAATAGACAATGCTTTTACCATGCGTACTGAAGCAGAAAAGTACCTGTTTACCTGCT belongs to Niabella yanshanensis and includes:
- a CDS encoding glycoside hydrolase family 43 protein; this encodes MNKFELKYRLSFFIGCVLILLSAGVQAQQKLQQFKPGALWMDDKGNHINAHGGGILFYNGMYYWFGEHKGEGSNNAYVGVTVYASKDLYNWKNEGVAFNVNDDKASLTQRGSIIERPKVIHNKHTKQFVMYFHLELAGQGYGAAYAAVAVSDKVTGPYKFLRASRVNPGHWPLNIPGGDRRQRINPDDYKTWWTDKWREGVEKGLFVQEHLYSGQMSRDMTLFVDDDSKAYHIYSSEENLTLHIAELSDDYTQHTGKYIRIAPAGHNEAPAIFKRNGKYYMITSGCTGWDPNAARLLVADQIMGEWKLLPNPCVGDGADKTFQSQGTYILPVAGKKDAFIFMADRWRPKNPIDGRYVWLPVQFKNELPVLSWLDEWDLKVFD
- a CDS encoding DUF2264 domain-containing protein; this translates as MKSFFILIAVSVCYSQLLYGQGGSLSWDTVLQQKRVANQPAFKITNPDYKTSPKTGMTREHWKQMALYLLRGAFSYVDNIDDPMQFPREPGKSYPRQASQVPTEKLEGLSRTLFIAAPLLKEDSNLVLNKVRVADYYRHQILNLLNPQSESYIKPQEKNGGPSQILVEFGALAVSLFYAPEVLFDPLTKEQRDLLAHTMLSYGDGTTVPSNWKFFNIFVLSFFKSKGYAVNEKLLVDYLDKSLDHYRGNGWYNDNPAYDYYSMWAFQMYGPLWAEYFGKKYYPEYAQKFLKNFDDLKQEYPYMFGRDGKMIVWGRSMTYRIGAIVPFALMGLQNDPAVNYGWMRRIASGVMKQFLTHPDFMKNNVPTLGVYGSFEPAVQPYSCRGSVYWMGKAFFALMLPKDSPFWTATENDGAWETKMKKDEVYHHFADSSNILITDYPNIGASEIRAWCKVKLIGAWETFRASENYNRLSYNSAFPWQADSVDGVVSMNYLVKNQQKEWEPLRLYDFKKFEDGIYYRDAALETHPGIKLQLADIPLANGILRVDKVSSPVATEIRLGHYALPRLGKDIITTRKNVKGREVVIIDNGVYQLAMVNWLGWEKIYDVNTELVHPESRYSRVINTAVNVDADKEQTFITLMLWKRSGERWTDEELLPIKKTEVRGSAIEIQLYNKPTQLIK
- a CDS encoding SusC/RagA family TonB-linked outer membrane protein, whose protein sequence is MLIRFYFRCLLAVSLAFIIQGDTIAQQQNIVVKGTVTTDAGAALANSTVFLKSDSTRASLTGVDGEYQISVPANGTLVFSAVGYARVERNVQGEPVVNVVLTAQTTTIDEVVVTAFGNKQKRSSMVSAISTINPEELKGPTSNLTTMMAGRVGGMIAYQRSGEPGADNAQFFIRGLGTFGTGKQDPLILIDGVESSNTDMARLQPDDIASFSVLRDATASAVYGARGANGVVLITTKGGKAGKTNFTLRSEVTASSNTKNFEFADNITYMTLANEAALTRNPLAPLPYLQTKIDATAKPDADPLLYPSNNWIEQLIKPYTINTRNNLSVSGGAEKARYYIAGTFNVDNGVLKTEQLNNFNSNVKLINYSVRSNVDIKLTSTTDAAVRVYAQFDDYKGPLLGSNGESGGARIFRQAIWSNPVMFPAIYPQSMSEFATHPLFGNAIAPNEGLYVNPYAEMVRGYSEYNRSNLQAQIELKQNLNAITKGLNARLMSFVRRESYTSVSRAYNPYYYTTQVTPEGEVSLLRLNGGGQGSIGTTGTEYLNFVPGGRDVTATFYTEGALNYDRSFGKHALTGMLITTLRNYVSGNMGSLQLSLPARNQGLSGRFSYGYDTRYLAEFNFGYNGSERFADNSRFGFFPSFGLGYVVSNEKFFEPLTGVINSLKFRATYGFVGNDQIGNPADRFFYLSEVQMDNGNYGATFGELYGYTRPGVLVSRYANPNITWEKSEQINLGMDLRLFKSWDLNIDVYRNTRTNILSGRTYIPTTMGLQAAIIANTNEGMSQGLDVMTTYNKDFGGGWSAQMRGNFTYATSKMLKYDEPSYPGNEWYRTRVGNSMAQSYGYIAERLFVDDNEAINSPVQFGGTPGIANGGTYGGGDIKYRDVNGDGVINSQDMVPIGLPTSPEIIYGFGGTIAYKSFDFSFFFQGSARSSFFINSENIAPFVFNSGSQNALLKVVADSYWSEENRNLYAMWPRLSQNFVANNSRETVAGETSTWWMRNGSFLRFKNVELGFNPQQHLIKKFGLSTMRVYVNATNLAVWSNFKMWDPEMGGSGLGYPIQSVYNFGLQIGF